One Weissella coleopterorum DNA segment encodes these proteins:
- the rplE gene encoding 50S ribosomal protein L5, giving the protein MANRLKEKYVNEVQPSLIEKFNYSSIMQTPKIEKIVLNMGVGDAVSNSKNLDEAVAELELIAGQKPVITRAKKSIAGFRLREGMAIGTKVTLRGERMYDFLDKLINISLPRVRDFRGVSPKAFDGRGNYTLGIREQLIFPEIDYDAVNRVRGLDIVIVTTANSDEESREMLTQLGMPFTK; this is encoded by the coding sequence ATGGCAAATCGCTTGAAAGAAAAGTATGTTAATGAAGTTCAACCTTCATTGATCGAAAAGTTTAACTACAGCTCAATCATGCAAACTCCAAAGATCGAAAAGATCGTTTTGAACATGGGGGTTGGTGATGCTGTATCCAACTCAAAGAACTTGGATGAAGCTGTTGCAGAATTAGAATTAATTGCTGGTCAAAAGCCAGTAATTACTCGTGCAAAGAAGTCAATCGCTGGCTTCCGTTTGCGTGAGGGAATGGCAATCGGAACTAAGGTTACGTTGCGTGGAGAACGGATGTATGACTTCTTAGATAAGTTGATCAACATTTCATTACCACGTGTTCGTGACTTCCGTGGAGTTTCACCAAAGGCCTTTGACGGTCGTGGAAACTACACTTTGGGAATCCGTGAGCAACTTATTTTCCCTGAAATTGATTACGATGCAGTTAACCGCGTTCGTGGTTTGGATATTGTAATCGTAACAACTGCTAACTCTGATGAAGAGTCACGTGAGATGCTTACTCAATTGGGTATGCCTTTCACTAAATAA
- the rpsH gene encoding 30S ribosomal protein S8, translating to MSMTDPIADFLTRIRNANMVRHDSVEVPASKIKKDIAEILKNEGFVRDVEYIDDDKQGVIRVFLKYGADKQRVISGLKRISKPGLRSYVKADSLPKVLNGLGIAIISTSEGVITDKEARAKNIGGEVLAYVW from the coding sequence ATGTCAATGACTGACCCAATTGCAGATTTCTTGACTCGCATTCGTAACGCCAACATGGTGCGTCACGATTCAGTTGAAGTTCCTGCATCTAAGATCAAAAAAGACATCGCTGAGATCTTGAAGAACGAAGGCTTTGTCCGGGACGTTGAATACATTGATGATGACAAGCAAGGCGTAATCCGTGTGTTCCTTAAGTATGGTGCTGATAAGCAACGCGTTATTTCAGGTTTGAAGCGTATTTCAAAGCCTGGATTGCGTTCATACGTTAAGGCCGATTCATTACCAAAGGTTTTGAATGGTTTAGGAATTGCTATCATCTCAACTTCTGAAGGTGTTATCACCGATAAGGAAGCTCGCGCCAAAAACATTGGTGGCGAGGTATTGGCATACGTTTGGTAA
- the rplF gene encoding 50S ribosomal protein L6, whose translation MSRIGNKTLTLPAGVELSREGDVVTVKGPKGELSREVSSEIAFTIEGNDVNFTRSSDDGKIKALHGTTRANVANMVEGVSEGFKKTLKLVGVGYRAAKQGNKLVLNVGYSHPVEFEDRTEMTVEVPDSVTVVISGISKQKVGDFAAEIRAVRSPEPYKGKGIRYENEYVARKEGKTGK comes from the coding sequence ATGAGTCGTATTGGTAATAAGACTTTAACTTTGCCTGCTGGCGTTGAATTGTCACGCGAAGGTGACGTTGTTACTGTTAAGGGACCAAAGGGTGAGTTATCACGCGAAGTTTCTTCAGAAATTGCTTTTACTATCGAAGGAAACGATGTGAACTTCACTCGTTCATCAGATGATGGTAAGATCAAGGCTTTGCATGGAACTACTCGTGCAAACGTCGCCAACATGGTTGAGGGTGTCTCAGAAGGCTTCAAAAAGACTTTGAAGCTTGTCGGTGTTGGGTACCGTGCAGCCAAGCAAGGAAACAAGCTTGTGTTGAACGTTGGTTACTCACACCCAGTTGAATTTGAAGACCGCACCGAAATGACGGTGGAAGTTCCTGATTCAGTTACTGTTGTAATTTCAGGTATTTCAAAGCAAAAGGTTGGAGATTTCGCCGCTGAGATCCGGGCCGTACGTTCTCCTGAACCTTATAAGGGTAAGGGAATTCGTTACGAAAATGAATACGTTGCACGTAAGGAAGGTAAGACTGGTAAGTAA